AAGTGTCTCTAAAACTCAATTCAGTttgctaaaaaaaaacactcaatTCAGTTAGTTTTATGTGGAGTAAAGAGGTCAGTGGTGAATTATCTATTTGTTTGACGGTAAGTTCAAATTTCTCTTGTGGGTTGGCCAAAGGAGGTCAGTAGACTCTAGACTATAGTGAATTATctatattaatgtttttaaaggGGTTTTTTAGTTAACAATATACAAAAGGGACGAAAAGCAGAAAAATAAGATGAGAGCCCAACAAACTAATAAAAAGTACTAAAAGCTCAATCAAAACCcatgtgtatatttttttcttaaaaaggcCCAATAAGAAGAATAACCAAATAAGAAATGTCCAAAACCGGCAAATAAACCAGGAGCCAGAACAGTTCTGAGTCCTTTGACGTCTTTGTTTGTACTCTCAAAGACTCAAACAGCTGTTTCACGtcttaaataaatcaaaagttTTTGTCTTCAAGAAAGGTGCAGATCGAAGACATGGCAAATTGACGATAAAAAAGCGTTCAACGCGTTTAGAGTGATCCATCTCAGATCACTTCGTTTTTAATCTGtcttttagtatatttttatgtagTCCACCCGTTTTGATTGCATTAAACCAAACGGCTCTTTCAcgttatttaaataataataagtgtTTCTTTACAGAAAAGTGCAGATCAAGACACTGCAAATTGACGATTTAAAAAACGTTCCACGCGGTAAGACTTATCCATCCCCGAAGTCACAATCAACTACGTGCGCATCCACCCAAAATCTCCGTGGATAGCTTAATAAAAGTATATCTAACGTGCGAGATCCTCTTTCACCTCCATGTGTTAAATCGCATCGTAGCagatcatttaaattaaatttattaaaattatataattgcgaaaccctaaaagatctatttatccatcttcttcttcttgctttctttccttaaatcatcTAAATCTTCACGTTACTTCCTTATCTGCATTTCAACTTAACCATGGCTTCGATTGTCTGCTGTTCCGCTCCATTTACGATCCGAGCATCTTCCGGATCCGGGTCTATGAAAAACTCGGATCCAAACCGCAAGAAAACTGTTTCTTGGTGGGCTCCTCTCTTCGGCATACCCTCCGAGCCGGATTACCTCAACATCGAAACCTCATCCTCCGTGGCTCCGGAATCGAACGGGTCGGGTCAGGATCCGGATCAAAAGCTTCGTCGTCGCGGGTGTCTCACGGAGGAGAAAGCTAGGGAGTTGAGGAAGAAAATCGCAGAAGCTTCCACGTTCCACGAAGTTATGTATCATTCAGCGATTGCGTCTCGGCTCGCTTCTGATATCTCGGGTCGGGTCAAGGAGTAAAACGGATCCGGGTCgctatttttcagatctggagaTCAATTTGTCGAATCGAAAATGTTTCCTCTTTTAGTTGTCGTGTTTCTGTAGGTTTCAGACCATCTTCTGTCGGTGCTTGTTTTTCATTGGAACCGTTGGATTGGCTATTGTCTTTTGTGTTGTAAAGTCTTGTTTCTAAGAACCGTTGGATctttagttaattaattaattactgtTTTCTTTATAAGGCTGATATTACATTTATGAAAGATTAATTACCGTTAATCTCTGTTTAATTTTCTTCTAACTGTAACAAAAGAGATTAATTACGGTTAATCTCTGTTTAATTTTCTTCTAACTGTAACAAACCGTTTGATCACACACACGCACAGTTCTTGTTAATTAGCTCTTTGAAAAGCCATCACTAAAAAACTATATCTAAGTGATGATCTTAGAGCATTAGTCTAAACCGTGAGTGGATCGCACGTGCAGAAGTTCAAATTAAAGTATGATAATGTAATGTATCTCTCTTTGCAATCACCAATAGTGATTAACCATGAAGTTTATGATCTAGATGTTGACATCCTTGGGTGTTCTGTTACCAGAGATTCCATGCCTCTGCGCATTCATAAGAGCATGATATTAATGGTCTCTTTTTGGAGTTTGTTGTTTCTCCACCTTGTCTCAAGATTCTTTTATCTTGACGTTATGTAGAGTAATGAAGATGCTTTGATTATTTGCAGAGAAGCTCATCTCAGGCTGTCCTGTTCTTGAAGATCTGACTGTGTATATGGATTTTGATGATGATGTACCACTTCTGCGTGTGAGATGAGATCTCAGACTCTTAAGAGGGTTTATATTAATCAATACGTCAGATTATATGTGAAGTTTGTTGCTTTTGATCTCAATCTCATCAGCCAAGTGAGTAGTAATGTCAGGAAGATCTTCGGGCCTTGGGACATTTTTAATCTGTAGAACATTTGTCAAAGgacttttctttcttctcttgaaTCCAATGAGTTTATTCGTGGCTCCAATACTGACTCAGtttcaaccttcatgtaatcttattttaatttctgTTGGCTACTTATTACTTTATTCATCCATGTAATCACACTGCTTTATGTTTATGTACTAGTTTTTgttatgagagagagagatatatgTGTTGACCCTTCTTCTGTTCATGGTTCTAGTTCTAGATTAACTTGAA
This Brassica napus cultivar Da-Ae chromosome C6, Da-Ae, whole genome shotgun sequence DNA region includes the following protein-coding sequences:
- the LOC106405855 gene encoding uncharacterized protein LOC106405855 yields the protein MASIVCCSAPFTIRASSGSGSMKNSDPNRKKTVSWWAPLFGIPSEPDYLNIETSSSVAPESNGSGQDPDQKLRRRGCLTEEKARELRKKIAEASTFHEVMYHSAIASRLASDISGRVKE